The Sulfitobacter sp. SK011 genome has a window encoding:
- a CDS encoding bifunctional riboflavin kinase/FAD synthetase, which produces MRIVRDYHFIEQQDRGATAAIGNFDGVHFGHRSVIELASKAAPDAPLGVVTFEPHPREYFAPNSPPFRLMGRDARASRLEKLGVERLYELSFNAALAALSPREFAGDVLRDGLGLAHVVVGADFCFGKGRAGTAQDLVHFGAEFGFGVTIAPLMAQDAQTVSSTAIRQALTAGKPRDAAAMLGHWHRIEGPVISGEQRGRELGYPTANMSIDGLHPPAFGVYAVLVDVLEGPFKGSYQGAASLGVRPMFGENKANLETYLFDFKGDLYGTPLSVALVEYLRGEENFDSLDALITQMDADCARARSILAAL; this is translated from the coding sequence ATGCGGATCGTCAGAGACTATCACTTCATAGAACAGCAAGATCGCGGCGCAACAGCCGCGATTGGTAATTTTGATGGTGTGCATTTTGGCCATCGTTCGGTGATTGAACTGGCGTCAAAGGCGGCACCCGATGCGCCATTAGGTGTAGTCACGTTTGAGCCGCACCCCCGCGAATACTTTGCGCCCAACAGCCCGCCCTTTCGCCTTATGGGCCGCGATGCCCGTGCGTCACGGTTGGAAAAACTTGGTGTTGAGCGGCTCTACGAGTTGAGCTTTAACGCGGCCCTTGCGGCGCTTAGCCCCCGTGAGTTTGCAGGCGATGTTCTGCGTGACGGCCTTGGTCTGGCGCATGTCGTTGTGGGTGCCGATTTCTGTTTTGGAAAGGGTCGCGCAGGAACGGCGCAAGACCTTGTGCATTTTGGGGCCGAGTTTGGCTTTGGCGTGACCATCGCCCCGCTGATGGCGCAGGACGCACAAACCGTTTCTTCCACAGCGATCAGGCAGGCGCTGACGGCTGGCAAGCCCCGCGATGCAGCGGCAATGCTGGGCCATTGGCACCGCATTGAAGGGCCGGTGATCAGTGGTGAGCAACGCGGTCGTGAGCTGGGTTATCCCACAGCAAACATGTCTATTGACGGGCTGCATCCGCCTGCGTTTGGGGTCTATGCCGTGTTGGTTGATGTGCTTGAGGGACCTTTCAAGGGCAGCTATCAAGGGGCAGCAAGCCTTGGCGTGCGCCCGATGTTTGGCGAAAACAAAGCCAATCTTGAAACATACCTCTTTGATTTCAAGGGCGACCTATATGGCACACCACTGTCTGTCGCCTTGGTCGAGTACCTGCGTGGCGAGGAAAACTTTGACAGCCTTGATGCACTGATCACCCAAATGGATGCCGATTGCGCGCGCGCACGCAGTATTCTGGCCGCCCTATGA
- a CDS encoding MaoC family dehydratase: MLDNLPRGTICIEDIEIGMTRYLSKVVSDEDIEMFAQVSTDRNPVHLDDDYARDTIFEGRIAHGMLTAGLVSAVIGEQLPGHGTVYLGQSLKFLAPVRPGDLVYAEVKVTDIEFSKRRVKMDCHCAVDGKKVLVGEATVLAPSRKFD; the protein is encoded by the coding sequence ATGTTGGATAATCTACCGCGCGGCACAATCTGCATCGAAGACATCGAAATTGGCATGACCCGCTATCTGAGCAAAGTTGTGTCCGACGAAGATATCGAAATGTTTGCGCAGGTTTCTACTGATCGCAATCCGGTGCATCTTGATGATGATTATGCGCGAGATACGATTTTTGAAGGCCGGATCGCGCATGGTATGTTGACCGCCGGGTTGGTGTCGGCGGTAATCGGTGAACAACTGCCCGGGCACGGAACGGTATATCTGGGCCAATCGTTAAAGTTCCTGGCCCCCGTGCGCCCCGGCGACCTTGTCTATGCCGAGGTGAAAGTCACCGACATCGAATTTTCCAAGCGCCGGGTTAAAATGGATTGCCATTGCGCCGTGGACGGGAAGAAAGTGTTGGTTGGCGAAGCGACAGTGTTGGCTCCATCGCGTAAATTCGACTGA
- a CDS encoding TIGR01459 family HAD-type hydrolase, with product MTRIVATLADISAQYDALFVDLWGCVHDGVKALPDAVAALQVYRKTGGKVVLVTNSPRPRAGVIKQLAHFGVPDDAWDTIATSGDSARSAMYRGAVGNKVWFIGEDRDQKFFEPLGLLENPVSIEQVPLDQAEGIVCTGPTDPMADPATMRPQFLLAKQKGLKLLCANPDIVVDRGEVREWCAGALAALYTEMGGESLYFGKPHPPIYDLARRRLAALGRDVPDDRILAIGDGVLTDIKGALGEDIDSLFISGGLAASETKTGFQPDKDALSHYLEKEKSTPTYAIGFLR from the coding sequence ATGACACGTATCGTCGCAACCCTCGCTGATATTTCCGCGCAGTATGATGCTCTTTTTGTGGACCTTTGGGGTTGCGTGCACGATGGGGTAAAAGCGTTGCCAGACGCGGTTGCAGCTTTGCAAGTCTATCGCAAGACGGGTGGCAAAGTTGTCTTGGTCACCAATTCGCCACGGCCCCGCGCCGGAGTGATCAAACAGCTGGCTCATTTCGGCGTGCCGGATGATGCGTGGGATACCATAGCGACATCGGGCGATTCAGCCCGGTCCGCAATGTATCGGGGCGCAGTGGGCAACAAGGTCTGGTTCATTGGTGAGGACCGCGATCAGAAGTTTTTTGAACCGCTCGGCTTGCTGGAAAACCCGGTCTCAATCGAACAGGTCCCGTTGGATCAGGCCGAGGGGATTGTCTGTACCGGCCCCACTGATCCGATGGCCGATCCCGCGACCATGCGTCCGCAGTTCCTGCTGGCAAAGCAAAAGGGGTTGAAACTGCTTTGTGCGAACCCGGATATTGTCGTGGACCGGGGCGAGGTGCGCGAATGGTGCGCGGGTGCTCTGGCGGCACTTTATACTGAAATGGGCGGTGAGAGCCTTTATTTCGGGAAACCGCATCCACCGATCTACGATCTGGCCCGCCGGCGGTTGGCAGCGCTTGGACGCGATGTGCCTGATGACCGCATTTTGGCCATCGGGGATGGAGTGCTTACCGATATCAAAGGGGCGTTGGGCGAAGACATTGATTCCCTTTTCATCTCTGGCGGTCTGGCTGCATCAGAAACCAAAACTGGCTTTCAACCAGACAAAGATGCATTAAGTCATTATTTAGAAAAAGAAAAATCAACGCCGACATACGCAATTGGCTTCCTTCGGTAG
- a CDS encoding manganese-dependent inorganic pyrophosphatase: MTTLVFGHKSPDTDSTGSPIIWAWYLNEIKGVPAKPMLLGEPNTEALFMLDHWNLTKPEMLTDLEADTKVVIVDTNNPAELPDNIGEADITGIIDHHRLVAGLETRGPIEINIQPLACTATIMYKMIGKDWAQAPREIKGAALSCILSDTLEFRSPTTTQEDRAVAHALADDLGVDIASYAADLFAAKSDVSAFSETALLRMDSKEFDLDGTNLRVSVLETTSPAPLLARKDALMAAMPGVAEEDSAAQVLLFIVDILNEEATLLVPNDVVKRIAEVSFGAEVSGDTVVLPGIMSRKKQIIPNLKM, encoded by the coding sequence ATGACCACCCTCGTATTTGGCCACAAATCTCCCGACACCGACAGCACCGGCAGCCCGATCATCTGGGCCTGGTATTTGAATGAAATAAAAGGGGTGCCCGCGAAACCAATGTTGCTAGGCGAACCCAATACCGAAGCGTTGTTCATGCTGGATCACTGGAATCTGACCAAACCCGAAATGCTCACGGATTTGGAAGCAGATACTAAGGTGGTGATCGTAGACACCAACAACCCTGCTGAATTGCCCGACAATATCGGTGAGGCGGACATTACAGGCATCATCGACCACCACCGACTGGTGGCAGGTCTTGAAACGCGCGGCCCGATTGAGATCAACATCCAACCGCTCGCCTGTACAGCAACGATCATGTACAAGATGATTGGCAAAGATTGGGCGCAGGCCCCCCGCGAAATCAAAGGTGCCGCGCTGTCATGCATTTTGTCTGACACGCTCGAATTCCGCAGCCCCACCACCACCCAAGAGGACCGCGCCGTGGCGCATGCCCTTGCGGATGATCTGGGTGTTGATATCGCATCTTATGCGGCAGATTTGTTTGCTGCTAAATCGGATGTTTCTGCGTTCTCTGAGACGGCGCTGTTGCGGATGGACAGCAAGGAATTCGATCTGGACGGTACCAATCTGCGGGTTTCGGTTTTAGAAACCACATCCCCTGCACCCCTTTTGGCACGCAAGGATGCGTTGATGGCCGCGATGCCCGGCGTTGCAGAGGAAGACAGCGCAGCGCAGGTTTTGCTGTTCATTGTTGATATCCTGAACGAAGAAGCGACGCTTTTGGTGCCAAACGATGTGGTCAAGCGTATCGCTGAAGTCAGCTTTGGCGCGGAAGTTTCGGGCGATACCGTGGTGTTGCCCGGCATCATGAGCCGCAAAAAGCAGATCATCCCGAATCTGAAGATGTGA
- a CDS encoding MmcQ/YjbR family DNA-binding protein yields MTRDEFNLFCASLPHTTHVVQWGNSDVWKIGGKLFAVGGWAEGRDAFTFKVTELAFEVLSDSPGLRPAPYLASRGMKWIQQYDKPGLSESSLRDHIRASYDMIVDALPKKKRAELGL; encoded by the coding sequence ATGACCCGTGATGAATTCAATCTGTTTTGTGCCAGCCTGCCCCATACCACCCATGTGGTGCAGTGGGGCAATTCAGATGTGTGGAAAATTGGCGGCAAGTTGTTTGCCGTTGGTGGTTGGGCCGAAGGGCGTGATGCGTTCACCTTTAAAGTGACCGAATTGGCATTTGAGGTCCTGTCGGACAGCCCCGGCTTGCGCCCTGCCCCTTATTTGGCGTCACGTGGCATGAAATGGATACAACAGTATGACAAACCGGGCCTGTCAGAGAGCAGCCTGCGCGACCACATCCGCGCCTCATATGACATGATCGTTGATGCGCTTCCTAAGAAAAAGCGCGCCGAGCTTGGGCTCTGA
- a CDS encoding DUF2161 domain-containing phosphodiesterase, with product MSSARETDLYPPIKSFLEDQGYVVKSEVGAADVVAVRGAEPPLVVELKLGFSLALFHQCIARLKVSDDVYLAVARQSGKRFAKAVKDNTSLARRLGLGLITVRLSDGLVEVHCDPGPYAPRKSTKRQAQLLREFARRQGDPNDGGQTRAGLVTAYRQDALKCALYLFEIGASKGADVAKAAGVQPATRIMRDNHYGWFEKVEKGVYGLTQIGAEAVATSPRILGAR from the coding sequence ATGAGCAGCGCACGCGAAACCGATCTCTATCCCCCGATCAAGTCGTTTCTGGAGGATCAGGGGTATGTCGTCAAATCCGAAGTCGGGGCGGCAGACGTGGTGGCCGTCAGGGGCGCAGAACCGCCTTTGGTTGTTGAATTGAAGCTGGGATTTTCACTGGCCCTTTTTCATCAGTGCATCGCGCGCCTTAAAGTGTCGGACGACGTGTATCTTGCTGTCGCGCGCCAATCGGGCAAGCGGTTCGCGAAGGCTGTCAAAGACAATACATCACTGGCCCGGCGGTTGGGTTTGGGGCTGATCACTGTGCGGCTGTCCGATGGGTTGGTTGAGGTACATTGCGACCCCGGACCTTATGCGCCGCGCAAATCGACCAAACGTCAGGCGCAATTGTTGCGCGAATTTGCCCGACGCCAAGGTGACCCCAACGATGGCGGCCAGACCCGGGCAGGGCTGGTGACGGCGTACCGACAGGATGCATTGAAATGCGCGCTCTATTTGTTCGAAATAGGCGCGAGTAAGGGGGCCGATGTTGCAAAGGCTGCGGGCGTGCAGCCGGCCACAAGAATCATGCGCGATAATCACTATGGCTGGTTTGAAAAGGTCGAAAAAGGGGTTTACGGGCTGACCCAAATTGGGGCAGAGGCGGTCGCGACCTCACCACGCATTCTTGGCGCGAGGTGA
- a CDS encoding co-chaperone GroES, which yields MALKPLHDRVLVRRTESEEKTSGGLIIPESAKEKPSEGEVVATGEGARKDSGELIEMAVKAGDKILFGKWSGTEVTLEGEELLMMKESDIMGIIS from the coding sequence ATGGCATTAAAACCGCTTCATGACCGCGTGCTGGTACGCCGCACGGAGAGCGAAGAAAAAACCTCTGGTGGGTTGATCATTCCTGAGTCCGCCAAGGAAAAGCCCTCTGAGGGCGAAGTTGTCGCCACAGGCGAAGGCGCACGCAAAGACAGCGGCGAGCTGATCGAGATGGCTGTTAAAGCTGGTGATAAAATTCTGTTCGGCAAATGGTCCGGCACGGAAGTCACGCTCGAAGGTGAAGAGCTGCTGATGATGAAAGAAAGCGACATCATGGGGATCATCTCCTGA
- the groL gene encoding chaperonin GroEL (60 kDa chaperone family; promotes refolding of misfolded polypeptides especially under stressful conditions; forms two stacked rings of heptamers to form a barrel-shaped 14mer; ends can be capped by GroES; misfolded proteins enter the barrel where they are refolded when GroES binds): MAAKDVKFDTDARNKMLKGVNILANAVKVTLGPKGRNVVLDKSFGAPRITKDGVSVAKEIELEDKFENMGAQMVKEVASRTNDEAGDGTTTATVLAQAIVQEGLKSVAAGMNPMDLKRGIDLATLKVVESIKAAARDVSDSDEIAQVGTISANGESEIGRQIADAMQKVGNEGVITVEENKGLETETDVVEGMQFDRGYLSPYFVTNADKMTVDLEDAVILLHEKKLSSLQPMVPLLEQVIQSQKPLLIIAEDVEGEALATLVVNKLRGGLKIAAVKAPGFGDRRKAMLQDLAILTGGQVISEDLGMKLESVTMDMLGSAKKVSISKDETTIVDGAGEKAEIQARVAQIRTQIEETTSDYDREKLQERVAKLAGGVAVIRVGGMTETEVKERKDRVDDALNATRAAVQEGIVVGGGVALVQAGKHLEGLKGENNDQNVGISIVRKALEAPLRQIAENAGVDGSVVAGKIRESNDLKYGFNAQTEEYGDMFKFGVIDPAKVVRTALQDAASIAGLLITTEAMVADRPSKDGGGAGMGGGMPDMGGMGGMM; this comes from the coding sequence ATGGCTGCTAAGGACGTCAAATTTGACACCGATGCCCGCAATAAAATGCTTAAGGGTGTGAACATCCTTGCAAATGCGGTAAAAGTCACGCTCGGCCCCAAAGGCCGTAACGTGGTTCTGGACAAATCTTTCGGCGCACCGCGCATTACCAAAGACGGTGTGTCTGTGGCGAAAGAAATCGAACTGGAAGACAAGTTCGAAAACATGGGCGCGCAGATGGTCAAGGAAGTTGCTTCCCGGACCAATGACGAAGCCGGTGACGGTACAACAACTGCAACAGTTCTGGCGCAGGCCATTGTTCAGGAAGGCCTGAAATCTGTTGCTGCGGGCATGAACCCAATGGACCTCAAGCGCGGTATCGATTTGGCAACGCTCAAAGTAGTTGAATCCATCAAAGCCGCCGCGCGTGACGTATCAGACAGCGATGAAATTGCGCAGGTCGGTACAATCTCTGCCAACGGCGAAAGCGAAATCGGCCGCCAGATCGCAGACGCGATGCAGAAAGTCGGCAACGAGGGTGTTATCACCGTTGAAGAGAACAAAGGTCTGGAAACAGAGACAGACGTGGTTGAAGGCATGCAGTTCGACCGCGGCTACCTGTCACCATACTTTGTCACAAATGCTGACAAGATGACCGTTGATCTCGAAGACGCGGTTATCCTGCTGCACGAGAAAAAGCTTTCTTCTTTGCAGCCAATGGTGCCCTTGCTTGAGCAGGTTATTCAGTCGCAAAAGCCTTTGCTGATCATCGCTGAAGATGTTGAAGGTGAAGCGCTGGCAACACTGGTGGTGAACAAGCTGCGTGGTGGTTTGAAGATTGCAGCCGTCAAGGCCCCCGGTTTCGGTGATCGCCGCAAAGCGATGCTGCAAGATCTTGCGATCCTCACAGGTGGTCAGGTGATTTCCGAGGACCTCGGCATGAAGCTTGAATCTGTGACGATGGACATGCTTGGTTCTGCCAAGAAGGTGTCAATCAGCAAGGACGAAACCACAATCGTTGATGGTGCCGGTGAGAAAGCCGAAATCCAGGCACGTGTGGCGCAGATCCGGACCCAGATCGAAGAAACCACATCTGATTACGACCGTGAAAAACTGCAGGAACGTGTTGCCAAACTGGCAGGCGGTGTTGCTGTTATCCGCGTCGGTGGCATGACAGAAACCGAAGTGAAAGAGCGTAAGGATCGCGTCGATGACGCACTGAACGCAACCCGCGCTGCGGTTCAGGAAGGCATCGTTGTTGGCGGTGGTGTTGCTTTGGTTCAGGCCGGTAAGCACCTCGAGGGTCTGAAAGGCGAAAACAACGACCAGAACGTTGGTATTTCGATTGTACGTAAGGCTCTTGAAGCGCCACTGCGTCAGATCGCTGAAAACGCCGGCGTTGACGGTTCCGTTGTTGCAGGCAAGATCCGTGAAAGCAACGACCTGAAGTATGGCTTTAACGCCCAGACCGAAGAATATGGCGACATGTTCAAGTTTGGCGTCATTGACCCGGCAAAGGTTGTGCGCACAGCATTGCAAGACGCGGCATCTATCGCTGGATTGCTGATCACCACCGAAGCCATGGTTGCAGATCGTCCATCGAAAGATGGCGGCGGCGCTGGCATGGGCGGCGGCATGCCTGACATGGGCGGCATGGGCGGCATGATGTAA
- a CDS encoding response regulator has translation MHKRTREAKFLIVDDDKVSVMAMQRAMRKLKIVNDTEICVDGQDALDFLQNSSMQSAGLPPYIVMLDLNMPRMGGLEFLDAIRADPALSKVVVFVFTTSDTPDDVRSAYSRNIAGYIVKENPSETFAIALDMLETYGRIVELPV, from the coding sequence ATGCATAAACGTACCCGAGAGGCGAAATTTCTGATCGTTGATGACGACAAGGTAAGCGTTATGGCCATGCAACGCGCCATGCGAAAACTGAAGATCGTCAACGACACTGAGATTTGTGTTGATGGTCAGGACGCGCTTGATTTTCTCCAAAATAGCTCAATGCAATCGGCCGGGCTGCCGCCCTATATTGTCATGCTCGACCTCAATATGCCGCGCATGGGCGGGTTGGAATTTCTGGATGCCATCCGCGCTGATCCTGCGCTTTCAAAAGTGGTGGTATTTGTCTTCACCACATCTGACACCCCGGACGATGTACGCTCCGCCTATAGTCGAAACATCGCTGGATATATTGTAAAAGAAAATCCATCCGAAACTTTCGCAATCGCGCTGGATATGCTGGAAACGTATGGGAGGATCGTCGAGTTGCCGGTTTAG
- a CDS encoding ATP-binding protein, whose translation MRKLHSQKTGLFDQTHRIAIRLRIVFISIGLVTAVAGITAMLQAKTILNAHNELSTSALPMLTVAQSTERSLSAMFLVLENITSYQSASDLINAKSEIRRKTEIVRQNLNALNNFDISGQVATDLAGQLDVAEASSLHVLEQKSELFALQDQIQETLGRVLVLQVKSHRILDDFAFDFTNQMDDLIRTAQSVNEFDVRARYDRIDPLFVASLNVNAISFGLDDVISMIRSQVEANGSAKSDRVPLQINAKLSDIINRLSYLPPSAARRDLASQISMLRDIVSRDAGIFARLQSQQKFQEEFEANRATHLRLIPEISNMSDDLVARTLLKLDSTSKQLNLAVYQLAWVVAGAFLGVLITVALTNEIVINRQFNQRIQMLNNSVSAIAKGELDHSISVSGPDELGDMARALVIFRNNAEDLQRSNIELEKFAYIAAHDLRSPLHAIHDLAIWAIEDEDSVLSEQSHEYLALLQQRVERLKKLLYDLLSYARVGQNEPDAEAVNLTELVKEQALFADPDNRYHIQYQGFDGDILIQLTPLQQIIGNLLNNAVKHHDRPEGKITVSAEIKNDALVLIVADDGPGIEACYQGRVFELFQTLRSRDDVEGSGLGLAIVKKLVSRRKGQIEMTSDPTVRRGTSFNITLPLFQTQRMTVNQTSAAAA comes from the coding sequence ATGAGAAAGCTGCATTCACAAAAGACAGGTCTGTTTGACCAGACCCATAGAATCGCAATCCGGTTGCGGATTGTGTTTATCTCGATTGGGTTGGTAACAGCCGTTGCTGGCATCACCGCCATGCTTCAAGCCAAGACAATTCTCAATGCGCACAATGAGTTAAGCACATCTGCCCTGCCGATGCTGACTGTTGCGCAAAGTACAGAAAGAAGTCTGAGCGCAATGTTCTTGGTGCTAGAGAACATCACTTCATACCAATCTGCTTCCGATCTGATCAATGCGAAGTCTGAGATTAGAAGAAAGACCGAAATCGTTCGTCAGAACCTCAATGCGTTGAACAATTTCGACATTTCCGGACAGGTGGCAACCGATCTGGCAGGGCAGCTGGACGTTGCAGAAGCATCGTCGTTGCATGTTCTTGAGCAAAAGTCTGAGCTCTTTGCACTCCAGGACCAAATTCAGGAAACTCTTGGGCGGGTCTTGGTTCTCCAGGTCAAGAGCCACCGTATCCTTGATGATTTCGCTTTCGACTTCACAAACCAGATGGATGATCTGATCCGCACGGCACAATCTGTGAATGAATTTGACGTCAGGGCGCGCTATGATCGGATAGACCCACTTTTTGTCGCTTCGTTGAATGTAAACGCGATCAGTTTTGGTCTTGATGACGTTATTTCGATGATCAGAAGCCAAGTTGAGGCAAATGGATCGGCGAAGTCCGACAGAGTTCCACTACAGATAAATGCAAAGCTGAGTGATATCATCAATCGGCTGTCATATTTACCGCCAAGTGCTGCGCGGCGTGATCTTGCAAGCCAGATATCAATGTTGCGTGACATCGTCTCCAGAGATGCAGGCATATTTGCCCGACTTCAGTCGCAACAGAAGTTCCAGGAGGAATTCGAGGCAAATCGTGCGACACATCTGCGCTTGATCCCTGAAATTTCGAACATGTCCGACGATCTGGTCGCGCGAACGCTACTGAAGCTCGACAGCACATCAAAGCAATTGAATTTGGCTGTTTACCAACTTGCCTGGGTTGTCGCTGGCGCGTTTCTGGGTGTTCTGATTACAGTCGCGTTGACCAACGAGATTGTCATAAATCGGCAATTCAACCAAAGAATTCAGATGTTGAACAATTCAGTGTCAGCCATTGCCAAAGGTGAGCTTGATCACTCTATTTCAGTATCTGGACCAGATGAATTGGGCGACATGGCCCGCGCGCTTGTGATTTTCAGAAACAACGCCGAAGACCTTCAGCGGTCGAACATTGAGCTGGAAAAATTTGCCTATATTGCGGCCCACGACCTGCGATCCCCCCTGCACGCTATTCATGATCTTGCCATTTGGGCCATTGAGGATGAGGACAGCGTTCTCAGTGAACAAAGCCATGAATACCTGGCCCTGTTGCAACAAAGGGTCGAGCGGTTGAAAAAACTGCTCTACGATCTGCTGTCCTATGCACGTGTCGGTCAAAACGAACCTGATGCCGAAGCTGTCAACTTAACCGAACTTGTAAAAGAGCAGGCGCTTTTTGCTGATCCGGACAACCGCTATCACATTCAGTATCAGGGTTTCGATGGCGATATTTTGATCCAGTTGACACCGCTGCAGCAAATCATTGGCAACCTCTTGAACAACGCGGTCAAGCATCATGACCGCCCTGAAGGCAAAATAACTGTGTCGGCTGAAATCAAGAATGACGCGCTCGTCCTGATTGTCGCGGACGACGGGCCGGGGATCGAGGCGTGCTATCAAGGGCGGGTATTCGAGCTGTTTCAAACACTGCGATCTCGCGACGACGTCGAAGGCAGTGGTCTGGGGCTCGCCATCGTCAAAAAGCTGGTCTCCCGCAGGAAAGGGCAGATTGAGATGACCTCGGATCCAACTGTCCGGCGCGGGACTTCGTTCAACATTACGCTGCCATTGTTTCAGACCCAAAGAATGACCGTTAACCAAACCAGCGCTGCGGCCGCCTGA
- a CDS encoding extracellular solute-binding protein has translation MPPNVSCVPILTRRSAVAGAIGCVATLACGVSPNAANSGPIGESLDQKVVRTVRAKYPNFSRSLAVLIPNGSRANLTPLVAAFEAATAVKIELFEVDTNGINAELMLDTMVDGRRYDVALPATFGLSDLILAQAVQPLDAFLQSYEPGDFRQDILFDIGDHSEGSTFGFQTDGDAYLMFYNNGMLNNADFQKAYQDQFGIDLSLPLTWTELDRQMAFFHDPDRGKFGGALFRTPQYLVWEWWLRLHGKGVWPLSPEMTPQISGDAGVSALEEMITATKHLVPGSDSRGIFENWERYGRGDIYANIGWGGTQKYLNGPKSNVRGQLSFGPTPGGQFGEKIVPMPYFNWGWNYVVSTASADPELAYLFCLFASSPTMSTRAVRQVDGFFDPFRPEHYADAGIIEAYSKPFLKVHRAALEGAIPDFYLKRQSEYFSALAAGLDEALQGEVTPQIALSRVAQSWELITSHTGRAGQISQWQRLRAQYPAAVRAVLHDLV, from the coding sequence ATGCCGCCAAATGTTTCGTGTGTCCCCATCTTAACCCGCCGTTCTGCTGTTGCTGGGGCAATAGGCTGCGTTGCGACGCTTGCATGTGGCGTGTCCCCGAACGCCGCGAACAGCGGGCCAATTGGTGAATCTCTTGACCAAAAGGTGGTTCGAACGGTACGGGCGAAATATCCAAATTTCTCGAGATCACTGGCCGTGCTTATCCCAAATGGCTCTCGCGCAAATCTAACACCGCTGGTCGCTGCGTTTGAAGCGGCTACAGCGGTGAAAATCGAGCTGTTTGAAGTCGATACCAATGGTATCAATGCGGAGTTAATGCTGGACACTATGGTAGATGGCCGCAGGTATGACGTTGCTTTACCAGCCACTTTCGGACTGTCAGACCTGATTTTGGCGCAAGCGGTTCAGCCACTCGATGCATTCCTGCAAAGTTATGAGCCAGGCGATTTTCGGCAAGACATTCTGTTTGATATCGGAGATCATTCAGAAGGGTCCACGTTTGGTTTCCAGACCGACGGTGACGCCTATTTAATGTTCTATAACAATGGAATGTTGAACAATGCGGATTTCCAAAAGGCCTATCAGGATCAATTTGGCATAGACTTGTCCTTGCCCCTGACCTGGACCGAACTTGACCGACAAATGGCGTTCTTTCACGACCCAGATCGGGGAAAATTTGGCGGGGCGTTGTTTCGGACGCCCCAGTATTTGGTTTGGGAGTGGTGGCTGAGGCTCCATGGTAAAGGGGTCTGGCCCCTGTCGCCGGAAATGACCCCGCAGATATCAGGTGATGCAGGGGTCTCGGCGCTCGAAGAGATGATCACGGCGACCAAACACCTGGTTCCCGGCTCGGATTCCCGGGGTATTTTCGAGAACTGGGAAAGATACGGACGCGGCGATATCTATGCAAACATCGGCTGGGGAGGCACACAAAAATACCTCAATGGCCCAAAGTCGAACGTGCGTGGCCAGCTGTCGTTTGGCCCGACGCCTGGTGGTCAATTTGGTGAAAAAATAGTGCCGATGCCCTACTTCAATTGGGGTTGGAACTATGTTGTCAGCACTGCGTCTGCGGACCCGGAGTTGGCGTATCTGTTCTGCCTTTTTGCGTCCAGCCCGACCATGTCAACACGCGCTGTCCGGCAAGTGGATGGGTTTTTTGATCCCTTCCGACCCGAGCACTATGCCGACGCCGGGATTATTGAAGCCTATTCAAAACCGTTCCTGAAAGTGCACCGCGCAGCGCTGGAAGGGGCGATTCCAGATTTTTATCTAAAGCGCCAATCCGAGTACTTCAGCGCCTTGGCCGCAGGATTGGATGAGGCGTTACAAGGAGAGGTCACGCCGCAGATCGCCCTTAGCCGGGTGGCACAAAGCTGGGAATTGATCACCAGTCACACAGGCCGCGCAGGTCAAATCTCTCAATGGCAGCGGCTGCGTGCGCAATATCCGGCGGCAGTGCGCGCTGTTCTGCATGACTTGGTTTAG